aaatgctaaataattaattgatgaaatttttagtttaattgataattcaagaaattcaatctatccattatttgtaaattataattttggcatgtttagtaaaatttaataattatattataaaaacattaaaagtttctgcaataattatttcagttttgaaaaataaaatatataaactataagtttaagtaaaattccagtattggggcggattttttccgttgcccaggggcggcattaagtttaaatccggccctggaTATCTAGCACACCCATAGGTGTAAAAAgagttcatcatcatcagctagAAGAGACACACAAGAGCGGACAAAGGCCTAGGCAAAGGGGGGCCTATCAACAATGTGTTTCAATATGTGGTTGTCATTccaggacttttctgccccaccgggcaactgtccgtcaaactatgtgccctgcccactgttaCTTCAGCTTCACAATCATTAGGGCTATGTGTAAGAGTAACTTAAAATCATTAATGCAGGTCATTCTCTGATTCCCACCCTACCACAGCCAATACTGTAGTGCATCATAAGGAAGCTTGTTTGAAACATTGAAATCAAGTATTTATCATGTTATGGAATGCTGCTGCCCTGCTGACCACCAATCATGGCTCACAAGGTAATTAAGTCCAAATGTTCATGCTGATATTTTATACTTGTATTAAAACCAAGGTTTTAGGAATAATTATAGCAATACAACAAGGTTAAAGCTTGATGTGAAAGGATTAAGAAGGCATTGGaagtattttaatacattaaaagtTTACACCAAtgatacaataaatttaagatattaataactaagtaaaattttatgtgttattaaactttataatgCAATTAGTTGATACAGTTATTAATACGAAAAAGCTCATGAAACATAATTAACTACACATTTCTGTAGATAACTCACATGACCCATGAGTAACTCAGTTAATCATAAATGTTACGAGTACGAACATCTGGCAGGTTGTTTACTATATGATACTTAGTTATATAATGTGTGTTAAatcatttaaacaataaaatacttcTTTAAGTATTAAACCCGGTCATGTATTATTAACTTAACAGTCCAAAAGTGACctgtaaacatttttatacaaatcctgtgtcctgatgtttgtttccagtgaactcctaaactaatgaacagattttaatgaggattacttcattGATTGcactttagtccaacttgagagataggatagtttttatttcgatatgggacccatatttatttttaattacaatatttgttttgtatggacatattttctatgacttctatgagagaatttattgacacacagtttgacagttctactgtgaaaaaATTCCATTAAAACAACTGGGAACAAATTGagaaattcatataaatatatagtattactagcagacccagcaaatgttatattgctgatattaaaatcacaatacaaaagtaactattgattgtagatgggtgaaaatttgaagttgtatgtattttttaatgctgactcataatcaaacaaatttaaaaaaaaatgtcaataaaatttcttgtggaccacccttaacatttagggggatgaaaaatagatgttgtctgattctcagacctacccaatatgcactcaaaatttcatgagaaccGGTCAAGTCGTTTCAGAgtagttcaaagtttaacaccatgacatgagaattttatatattagatctATTATGTAAAGAACAATGTCTGTAGTAGTCTACACTTAGGCAAATTATCAATTGAAACATGCAATTTCATGCAATTTTCTCACTTcatttgattaataataatttattacaagatTACTTTAACACATTCATGGTACATGATAATTTTCACATATTCAGGGTTATTTATGTCTTACAAAGAGAATCATATTGACTCACTTTAATTATGGGGGGTTTATACTAACTGTGGTGTATCATTTCAGACAACAGATTAGtctagataaaataaataaaatataatgcatGGAGTTACATATCTATTTAAGTATTTTGGCCAAAATGATGGATAATATACATAATGTGGTTAtacttactaaataaataaaatataaataagttataCTATTAAGTAACCCCCAAAGTAAACTGTTAAagactaacaaaaaaaaaataatgaaagttgTTTGACCGAAACCTTATAAACAGGAATTAAATCTAGATTTGCATGTAATAGGATGtccaattgattttttttattttaagcaattcacaatatttaaaaaaatatatttttgtgtatgaagaagtatgtatgtaagtacatAATAGAAGTAAATTTATGTTTTAGATAATCTAGTCTCTCTGACCGTCTCACAAGCTATATGAAAATCCAGGAGTAGCCGTTTTATGCAATAAATGATTTACCTTTCTGACATGGTCCACTAGAGGCCAAACAGTATTCACATGATCTATGAGGGTCACAAATCCTTGGTAAAGTCGCTGACCATTCTCACTGTCATCCGAATGAAAATAGGAAGCATTATTCTGGCAAGACTCCTTCAAAGCTTCGTACATGGCCTGCGTTGGTGGTGTTCCTTCTACCTCTTCGCAACATAATGACGCTTTAGCTGGCGAATCGGGAAAAGCCATATTTTTATAACCACGAACTATAAGCTGTAAGCCTCGATTCACTATTCTAAGACTCATCTGTAATTTTGTTTCCATTTAGAAAGATTAAATAAATCCTAAAGTAAACACATAATactgtttaattatatttacatgaTTGAGCGTGAATattttatcatactttaaatCACATACGAAATACGTTCAGAGACTAGTAATGTTATCTTCATACTAGTGATGAATTTAATTCTGTACCTAAGAGATATTTCgctaaatattattgtatgaataattattattataattttgtttcatcTTCAACtgtatacttttgagtttttacCACAAGTTTTGACTTTGAAGTTAGAATATTAAAAGTCAATTGTCAAAACTCTAAAATGAAGGCAACTGGCAAGTTCACTGACATTTCAAAATTGAGCTGTCAACATACACGTAGATGACAAATAATTgtcacaataattaatttttttttctttatttagtggcacgggatgcaaatCCTTCGGCCAAAATTGTCACAATATTTGCTCGAATATTGCCTGCGTggaatatgttataatatataaataatttaaaattaaataaagtaatcGTTTGAtggcaaacataaaaaatacagaacGGGTGATGTTGTGGTAAGAATtcattatgtaaaaatattccTTGATCTATCAATGTCTACTCGGTAGCATACGAAAACCGAAACTGTACCTACATAACGAAAAAAGAGAGAATAGAGTCGTTTCggaaaaatataaaagagttttgttaaaaataccTACTTTTCTACCGTGCTGTTATATACTCATTTTAATCATATGTTCTCGTTTtatgcttctatatttacttctaagacagtcaaatcaggtggtctcctgcTGGGCAGCATTCATacgagcagacaaaggctatatgaacaaTATAGTGAcagatcattgtataatcatgatgcatcttttctcgagtatgttaaaaaatgctctaaattatttaaaagtgtttgttatattgcaaagtctatgcatatcagacaaataattaaaaatgcacggaataaaataaagatgacaagctggaagagtgaaagaccgcaacattgaatacaatctatcaataaacaatacgataattcaatctcagcaggatgcagttgctactgcttttgagaaaaaaatctgagattccagtttctatcacaaataCTCTTGTCTCCTctaccagtgttgctgagtcactcttctggaaaatgttagtGAATGtcaacaaactttcaattttagttttgttagccctggagaaataattaaaacctttaaatctctagacatgaaaaaaactgctgatatatggggcacttctgttaaaataataagttcaataattgatgtcatagcactatatcttgcaatagtctttaataattgtattaatcatgAAAtcaccttctgaaacatagtaaaattacaccaatatttaagtcgggatgctcttctgacccgaataactatcgtcctgtgtcggttttgcagacccttagtaaaattattgaaaaattattttaagccaaatgcttacttactttaactctgataagttacttcatttgaaacaatttggctttactatgGGACGTTCAGCAACGAATGCAGGAATTgagcttatcaagaatattttagatgcctgggaggaatcgcagaatgcacttggcatcttctgtgatttatctaaggcttttgattgtgttcaacattcaacgctggtcaggaaactatgtcactatggcataaaaggaactgcacTCGATCgtctgatttcatatctaaacaatagaattcagaaggtcgacgtgaatggcaggagatctcctgggactcttctcAGTACACACcaaccacaagggtctattcttggaccgttcctcttccttatctattaaatgatcttcctaatcttatagagaaaaaacataaggtcatattgtttaaataataaggtagtattgtttgcggacgacacttcactgattttcaaagtgaaatgaaaccaagctatgtatgacgaagcgAACGATATTCTGTCTGActtcgtgtactggtttagcgctaataacctataataattgttaaatagcaagaaaatgaaatctataaaatttaccataccaaatgtaaaaaatgttgatgcaagtgttttgttgaACGGAGAGGTTATAAAACCGacggaatctgctatatttcttggcattactctggattccaaatcacaatggggcccccatattgaaggattggcaaacaaacttagttctgcagcatacgcggttaaaatgattagacaattaactgacatagatacggcgcgactagtatgcttagttatttccatagtaactATTATTTTCTATGGTATAATGCtatggggcagcgctgccgatattaatacaatatttgtgctgcagaagagggctatttgccCTATTTATAACAtgggtcctaaagaatcattgagagctaaattcaaagaaattaacatcttgactgtatcttctcaatatattcttgataatgtaatgtatgttcatagaaacacaagtgaatttgctagaaactgtcataaccataatgttaacaccaggaacagacataagcttataatgcctactactcagctaagtctaattagtaagtcttttgtggggcgatgtatatgcctttacaacaagatcccggaAAATGTTCAGGACAAAAGTATTACGTgcttcaaaagaattgttataaaacgtttgtgtggtaaaggttactataaaataaatgactttcttaatgataccacaaattgggaatgaagcgaccgccctcaggctattaaataataagtttaattgtacaatgttactttgtaaacatgtaggttgatgaaaaaaaaaggccgctgaatTTGATGcgcaatgggtggtagtttttatactttcaataactgatgtcacatcctattttgaataaaaatatttgaattttaatattatgtaaagttgTCCTTATCCGCAGTCGCCACTCAGCATCAATGTGTTATTGATTATGAGAAACCTATACTATCTACCGAAATATCAAAATTTGGAGCTCCTCTCAACTCTGCTATAAACTGTAACTTAGACGGCATTGTTATTTTGTATAGTGACTAGCTATAACGAAATGAGCTTGCGGGTCtaagataataatatctatatcaTTATAGGTTATCTTAAAGAATACCTCTAAAgccgttaataataataaaaaacaaataaagggTACGCTAATCTAagaggcaaggagaatcatttaatatgggagaaaagttgaaaaagtgtccagcttatgctgtaaataacagttcaaaaagcttccacattggcgctggtgtaggcacagggtataCTGAACGTAGAAATTGCAaaacgaattgaagtatgccgagttaaaaaatatatataattgtttaataaagtagttattagtACCtagtgattagtattattttatatttagcgCTTCTTTCAAAATTTGCCGCAACTACCTATGAATGGGTGAAAAGACTTATCTCTAACTATAATCAGCGGTGCCTTCATTAGTTGAAAATCATGAAACAATAATGAGAAAAGCTATATTGCCTCATGAAAAAGTGACGATGATATGCCTTGCAACAAGGAGAACTTACAAATGTATCAAATAGTCTGCTACCATTCAGGTTCACTCTTGCGTGTATCAATCAGGCACAGGTCATCATAGCGCAAATAATTAAATCCGAATGAGAACTGCAAGCACGCATAGACAACGAAACCCATATTAACTCGACAGCGATAGGCTTAATAGACGCGCTCGAGTCGAGTTCCAACAGTGTGACACCTAAAGTTCTTCGCGTTAATATCATGACGCCGCCCCCAGTGCTCTTGCCAGTAGAAGCTAGGTCGCGGTCCGCTCGGAACACGTCGTACCGGTCGTCGCAAATCTTGGCGTCAAATATTCCGTCATGCAGCCATGTCTCTGTAACTATGATAATGTCGAAATCGTTACATAAAATACTTTGCCGCAGTTCTAAGCACTTCGTCCTAAGTCCGCGTACGTTTTGGTAGTACACGGTTAAGTCCTTATTGTTCATTATGACGATAATGTTTGTAAGTTATCCTCTTGTTATCCCTATTTTCATTTGCTCTGtggatattgtaattattaaattatctttgcCAAATTGACAATATTATCCTCTACTATGAATACATGTTGGCTTAAAGTACTTGTGTCCAAAgctgtgaataaataaataaaaatatattacttctGAAATTGAACAGATAATAGATTTAAaacttaagtatttattttaattgttaacaTTACAATTAGACTAGTCATtaggtacttacttaaacataatattagttAATTCAGAGTTAAGACTATtgtaatttgttaattaaaaatatttttgtacgaaAGTCTAGGCGGCATGTTCAAGAGAAGCCTACCCCTgggcaaataaaataataatcttattgttTACAGTACTACGTCTTGTTCTACTGTATACTACTGTAATCTACCGTAAATAGAGTATAAAGGTAGGATCCATGGTCTAAGATCTTTACCTATATTCTTCGACAGTAGGTAGAcctttattttaagaaaagttATCATTGGATATCGTCAAAGGGaaagctcaagaaagttagccccccagattttttatttttttttattacatcgttagttcgccatttgttcttaattgttctctataaacatttgtttgttctcgttttttttttaaaatttgcaattcattaaaattggttaggttaggttatgttagaacagttaaaacaacgcatgagccgagcgtagcgcgccgcggcagcggccggcgagtgccagaaccaaatagtaggcgtttccccccatttttaattaattgtttttaaataaactacaaaagaacaaacaattatttatagcgaacaaactacgatatgcgatattgaaaattcaaaaatagaaaaaaaatttttttggggggctaagtttgatgagccaaagagtataataatatatagggaaaagagagccctctctacgcattatgagctgtctatttgaaattTAGCGCCacctggagattggccccgaaaataactatatataagctcgaaattataaaattcatttttaatgttgtgacgcaactaaataactaactctactttttaatgtaggtattggaattttttaccatgttgaaattgcgagtagagttagttatttaattttgtcacaacatagaacataaaggatagattgaGTAGTgttaatatgcaaaatggaccacgagagctacatacatgcacAAACGCTACAAGTAGCCGcaattttatgaccagtgggcagtgacacaaacaaagaaaagttgaaaggtttcaaagcgagtgacagctgacaaagctttcattttcgggccaactaacagatggcaatacagttttctgaaaacgtcactttaattaaggcgtctgtcccacccctggatATCGTGCACATACCTTGTACTTCAAGCTTTTGTGTATGATTTTTAATGTTATGCTCTTTACTTCCAAGGCCAAGCTTAAACTCTGTTATTagttttactttatattattccAATAACTTGTAAAATGACTACATTAGAAAACCCTACAACAGAAATAGAAGCAAAGGAAGAGGATTATGAACGAATTTCCGCTAAAAATTCTACGGTAGAAAACCCCACAACAGAAATAGAAGCATCGGAAGTGGATTATGAACGAATAGACGCTAATAATTCACATGTGTTTAGTTATCCAGTGTTATTCACTAGTAGAACTCTTATAGAATTAAGTAGCTCGTCTTGGTCCCGGTCTCCGAAAATTAGTACAAATGTTCAGCCCTATCTTCGTGGCTGTAAATGGTCTCCAGATGGTACATGTTGTTTGGCTGTTGTTAACAATGATGGTGTACATGTTATGGAATTATCTCGCGACCTCTATGAAGGCTGTGTCGATAGAAATAGAACTATTGATATTTTGGAACCAGTAATCCATGTAAAGGAAGCAGGGCTAGTGTATGATTTCTGTTGGTATCCATCCATGAATAGCAATGTGCCTGAAAGTTGTTGGTTAGTTCATGTTACAACGAATAATTAGGTTAGTAGTGAGACTAACTGGTTAATaatgaaagtattttaatttggCTTGCATAATTCTTTATAGCAGCGTCTTTCTCctgcaataaatatttctatttttaattcagCTTAAAGATACATattctttaattattgttattaacttATTACAGTTGGATAACTACAAGACAAAATGCTCCAGTACAGATGTGGGATGCATTTGATGGCTCATTGCGGTGTTCCTATAGAGGATTTAATGCTGTTGATGAAATGGAACCTGCTGTCACTTGTACATTTACAGTTGATGGTACGCGAATAATAGCTGGATACAAGAAGGTGCTGAGAACCTTTGATGTTGAGAGGTAATTAACATTGATAACCATCTTTGATCATGTAATTTGGCTTAATGGTTTACTTATTTTAATCtagatttagttttattaatggACAGcgatacatacaaaatatatataagttatcaatttaaaattgcATACTTTTCACACTTTGTCCTTATATTATTgtctgtaaattttattttctaattatgGCTATAAAGCTTTTTATTAACCTATTTATACCTTACAAAATAATACcaattgaattgagaacctcctccttttcgaagttgGTTAAATAGCCGGACTTGCAACctggtattttattttgatggtCTGGGAAATGGGAAACACTGCTCTAGTTATTTGCCTAGCCAATATGGTGCACTGATTATTCTGGTCCCATctaaaaaatttgttaaatgTGTAAAGATAATGTTATCTAATAGTCATCATAATAGTATACTGTTcctcataaataattaaatcaatcatTCTTTTCAGACCTGGGAGAGACTATGATGAACATAATATCAACTCTCCAGCATCATGTTTTGCAACAAAAGACAACTTGCTGTCTGTAGGCTCATGGAATTCatcaataactttatttaatgtCAGCGAGATGGGCAcatataaaagtattggcaaaaTGCATGGGCATTCAGGTTTGAACAAAACTTTATTGAAAACTATATGCTTATTAAGTTCTTCTATTATCATTTTCAACATTCatgaattatactttaatattattttgtttgggtTAGTGTAACACTTAAATGCGTAGttctattgtgccccctgcaAGTGCACACCCTAATAATTCCCACACTCTTGGTGGTGTGAGAGTTGAGGAAAACTATAGGGGTTAAAATTCCCTCAAAAACTTAGCCTTTTATTGTCCAAAAATCCTCATTGGTATACCTTACTTTAGGTAGGTTCTCCATCTGGAGTGTGACGGTTTTGAGGCACCCCACTCTTTAGTGGTAAAGGCCTCAAGAGGATGTGTATAAGTTACAGAAAATCTTTATTACAGGAGGGGTTACACACATGAAGTTCAGTCCTGATGGTTTAAAACTCGTATCAGGAGCTCGCAAGGATCACCGTCTCCTAGTATGGGATATTAGATATTATCGACGACCTCTCAATATTCTATCAAGACCAGTTGACACAAATCAAAGGATATATTTCGACATATCTCCGTGTGGTACTTACCTTGTGAGTGGAGGTTCAGATGGAGTTGTAAGGGTGTGGGACGTGAATCAAGTTAATTGGAAGGAAGAGATGGACacatctattgaagataatgTTTCTTTGAAGGTAAAATGGaactataatattacaataataattaatttaaataacacagcaattattattttttcttattattgcaAACAGGCAT
The genomic region above belongs to Leptidea sinapis chromosome 31, ilLepSina1.1, whole genome shotgun sequence and contains:
- the LOC126974104 gene encoding telomerase Cajal body protein 1 homolog isoform X1; protein product: MTTLENPTTEIEAKEEDYERISAKNSTVENPTTEIEASEVDYERIDANNSHVFSYPVLFTSRTLIELSSSSWSRSPKISTNVQPYLRGCKWSPDGTCCLAVVNNDGVHVMELSRDLYEGCVDRNRTIDILEPVIHVKEAGLVYDFCWYPSMNSNVPESCCWITTRQNAPVQMWDAFDGSLRCSYRGFNAVDEMEPAVTCTFTVDGTRIIAGYKKVLRTFDVERPGRDYDEHNINSPASCFATKDNLLSVGSWNSSITLFNVSEMGTYKSIGKMHGHSGGVTHMKFSPDGLKLVSGARKDHRLLVWDIRYYRRPLNILSRPVDTNQRIYFDISPCGTYLVSGGSDGVVRVWDVNQVNWKEEMDTSIEDNVSLKFPLHGDCCNSISIHPCRPILATGSGQFHFNHPLTNLEDEIKMEVSGDNLGSDEQLFSDMKYSGNAENSLVFWWIGDVANGAV
- the LOC126974104 gene encoding telomerase Cajal body protein 1 homolog isoform X2; protein product: MLQRIISWITTRQNAPVQMWDAFDGSLRCSYRGFNAVDEMEPAVTCTFTVDGTRIIAGYKKVLRTFDVERPGRDYDEHNINSPASCFATKDNLLSVGSWNSSITLFNVSEMGTYKSIGKMHGHSGGVTHMKFSPDGLKLVSGARKDHRLLVWDIRYYRRPLNILSRPVDTNQRIYFDISPCGTYLVSGGSDGVVRVWDVNQVNWKEEMDTSIEDNVSLKFPLHGDCCNSISIHPCRPILATGSGQFHFNHPLTNLEDEIKMEVSGDNLGSDEQLFSDMKYSGNAENSLVFWWIGDVANGAV